In the Borrelia hispanica CRI genome, AAAATAAAAAACCTTTAAGGCTTTATAAAAAAAGATATGAATATAATGAAGATACTGCAAGTTCTGAAGCAATAATTGACAAAGACAACTTTCAAGAATTTACAGGTGTACTATTTAGCATAAATCCCGATTCTATTGTAAGTATTAATGAATCAAATCTTGGTGATATGACATGTCTTTACAAGTTGTATACAAGTGCACAACTTGA is a window encoding:
- a CDS encoding DUF1506 family protein, with product MQINHVRSKFAQMAKSVISYFENKKPLRLYKKRYEYNEDTASSEAIIDKDNFQEFTGVLFSINPDSIVSINESNLGDMTCLYKLYTSAQL